A genomic region of Notamacropus eugenii isolate mMacEug1 chromosome 3, mMacEug1.pri_v2, whole genome shotgun sequence contains the following coding sequences:
- the ASCL4 gene encoding achaete-scute homolog 4: MESSKSDGTLKRIPCHFTATSMSMPGNRTRLSLGEPFHVSFHLDGGYWDRAYYRGCSGRFTCFPLPGQLEVLDCAFEPAFIQKRNERERQRVRCVNEGYARLRDHLPRELVEKRLSKVETLRAAIGYIKHLQNLLDSHSLGSCSKARENPTMSSADPRTECNSDGESKASSAPSPYSEGEEVCS, translated from the coding sequence atGGAGAGCAGTAAGTCTGATGGTACCCTGAAAAGAATACCATGTCACTTTACTGCCACATCCATGAGCATGCCAGGGAATCGAACCAGATTGTCTTTGGGAGAGCCCTTCCACGTCTCCTTCCACCTAGATGGTGGTTACTGGGACCGAGCCTACTACAGGGGCTGCTCAGGGAGATTCACCTGCTTTCCTCTGCCAGGACAGCTTGAAGTGTTAGACTGTGCCTTCGAACCAGCCTTCATTCAAAAACGGAATGAGCGGGAGAGGCAAAGGGTGCGCTGTGTGAATGAGGGATATGCTCGCCTCCGGGACCACCTCCCCCGGGAGCTGGTGGAAAAGCGCCTCAGCAAGGTGGAGACCCTCCGAGCTGCCATCGGTTACATCAAGCATCTCCAGAATCTGCTTGACTCTCATTCTCTGGGATCTTGCAGTAAGGCCAGAGAGAATCCAACTATGTCCAGTGCTGACCCAAGAACAGAGTGCAACAGTGATGGAGAATCCAAGGCCTCCTCAGCCCCTTCTCCATACAGCGAGGGTGAGGAGGTTTGCAGCTAG